The Phacochoerus africanus isolate WHEZ1 chromosome 3, ROS_Pafr_v1, whole genome shotgun sequence genome window below encodes:
- the ZNF703 gene encoding zinc finger protein 703: MSDSPAGSNPRTPESSGSGSGGGGKRPAVPAAVSLLPPADPLRQANRLPIRVLKMLSAHTGHLLHPEYLQPLSSTPVSPIELDAKKSPLALLAQTCSQIGKPDPPPSSKLNSVAAANGLGAEKDPSRSASGAASASAALKQLGDSPAEDKSSFKPYSKGSGGGDSRKDSGSSSVSSTTSSSSLSPGDKAGFRVPSAACTPFPPHGAPVSASSSSSSPGGSRGGSPHHSDCKNGGAGGSGELDKKDQEPKPSPEPAAVSRGNGGEPGGHSGSGTEAGASGRKSEPPSALVGAGHVAPVSPYKPGHSVFPLPPSSIGYHGSIVGAYAGYPSQFVPGLDPSKSGLVGGQLSGGLGLPPGKPPSSSPLTGASPPSFLQGLCRDPYCLGGYHGASHLGGSSCSTCSAHDPAGPGLKAGGYPLVYPGHPLQPAALSSSAAQAALPGHPLYTYGFMLQNEPLPHSCNWVAASGPCDKRFATSEELLSHLRTHTALPGAEKLLAAYPGASGLGSAAAAAAAAASCHLHLPPPTAPGSPGSLSLRSPHTLGLSRYHPYGKSHLSTAGGLAVPSLPTAGPYYSPYALYGQRLASASALGYQ; this comes from the exons ATGAGCGATTCGCCCGCTGGATCTAACCCAAGGACACCCGAAAGCAGCGGCAGCGGTAGCGGCGGAGGCGGGAAGAGGCCGGCGGTGCCGGCGGCGGTGTCTCTCTTGCCCCCGGCGGACCCCCTGCGCCAGGCAAACCGGCTCCCCATCAGGGTCCTGAAGATGCTGAGCGCGCACACCGGCCACCTCCTGCATCCGGAGTACCTGCAGCCGCTGTCCTCCACTCCCGTCAGCCCCATTGAG CTGGACGCCAAGAAGAGTCCTTTGGCGTTGCTGGCCCAGACTTGCTCGCAGATCGGCAAGCCGGACCCGCCGCCCTCGTCTAAGCTCAACTCGGTAGCGGCGGCCAACGGGCTGGGAGCAGAGAAGGACCCCAGCCGCTCCGCCTCCGGCGCCGCCTCCGCTTCTGCGGCTCTCAAGCAGCTGGGGGACTCCCCGGCCGAGGACAAGTCCAGCTTCAAGCCCTACTCCAAGGGCTCCGGAGGCGGCGACTCCCGCAAAGACAGCGGCTCCTCCTCCGTgtcctccaccacctcctcctcctccttgtcccCAGGAGACAAGGCGGGCTTCAGGGTCCCAAGCGCCGCCTGCACGCCCTTCCCCCCGCATGGAGCGCCGGTCTCCGCGTCCTCGTCCTCATCCTCCCCTGGTGGCTCTCGGGGCGGCTCCCCGCACCACTCTGACTGCAAGAACGGCGGCGCAGGCGGCAGCGGGGAGCTGGACAAGAAAGACCAGGAGCCCAAGCCCAGCCCGGAGCCTGCGGCCGTGAGCCGCGGCAACGGTGGGGAGCCGGGCGGGCACAGCGGCAGCGGCACGGAGGCCGGGGCCTCCGGGCGCAAGTCGGAGCCACCCTCCGCGTTGGTGGGGGCTGGCCACGTGGCGCCGGTGTCGCCCTATAAGCCGGGCCACTCGGTGTTCCCGCTGCCACCCTCCAGCATCGGCTACCACGGCTCCATCGTGGGCGCCTACGCCGGCTACCCGTCTCAGTTCGTGCCTGGCCTGGATCCCAGCAAGTCCGGCCTCGTGGGAGGCCAGCTATCGGGGGGCCTGGGCCTGCCGCCGGGCAAGCCCCCCAGCTCCAGCCCGCTCACCGGGGCCTCCCCGCCCTCCTTTCTACAGGGATTATGCCGAGACCCCTACTGCCTGGGAGGCTACCACGGCGCCTCACACCTTGGAGGCTCCAGCTGCTCCACCTGCAGCGCACACGACCCGGCCGGGCCCGGTCTTAAAGCTGGGGGCTACCCGTTGGTGTACCCCGGGCACCCGCTACAGCCCGCTGCGCTCTCGTCCAGCGCCGCCCAGGCTGCGCTCCCCGGCCACCCGCTCTACACCTACGGCTTCATGCTGCAGAACGAACCGCTGCCGCACAGCTGCAACTGGGTGGCGGCCAGCGGGCCGTGCGACAAGCGCTTCGCCACCTCAGAGGAGCTGCTCAGCCACCTACGGACCCACACGGCCCTGCCCGGCGCGGAGAAACTTCTGGCCGCCTACCCGGGGGCCTCAGGCCTGGGCAGCGCCGCTGCGGCGGCTGCGGCCGCCGCCTCCTGCCATCTGCACCTCCCCCCGCCCACCGCCCCCGGCAGCCCCGGGTCGCTGTCTTTGCGGAGTCCACACACTTTGGGGCTAAGCCGGTACCACCCCTACGGCAAGAGCCACTTATCCACAGCTGGGGGCCTGGCCGTGCCGTCCCTTCCCACAGCCGGACCCTACTACTCACCGTACGCGCTGTACGGACAGAGACTGGCCTCAGCCTCCGCTCTCGGATACCAGTAA